In the genome of Rhodoferax sp. BAB1, one region contains:
- a CDS encoding pilus assembly protein encodes MKNQFATPIAKSVLGAFMAVWLLALTISVSAQPAQYPLMSRDGGGVKPNIMLTMDDSGSMTWSHMPEVTIYVGAYTIASPLGSNGARMDPGEDSNDYVNYQGTVAAQPGSTNHRQKLMRSPDTNTVYYNPEVRYQPWPLAAGGRMPDVSVSAAPRDPMDQTNNQINLTNKRTFTSSRTWCWSGADTGCNNRSNIEYDPGLYYRLNKTAGAYTDPAVASNYTEYSINAADGTTFTKYAARTDCSGSVCTKAEERQNFANWFTYYRTRNLLARGSVAEAFSESGDTFRLGWGRINQGSDVSIDGVTTKVIQAGVRDFTSTIKADLFTWLYALPADGGTPLPRAVYTVGQYYKRADVRGPWSDNPGQVNTTTDKACRRSYNLLVTDGYWSGTTTSVGNSDNTNGTVITGPGRNYQYLADRPFNDSNSDTLADYGMEFWKTDLRPDLSNIVEPSAENPAFWQHMVNLTVGLGVRGTLDPATDLVALTSGSKVWGTDRIDDLWHTALNSRGNYISAKDPKELAEAIRNSVGQALTRELREAGVATASTVLQAGNRKYVPLYKSGDWNGDIQAFTLDELGQAGAQSWNAEAKVPAAASRNIYTWRTDTSPPSAVAFTWAAMGADNQAALGTVAATHTTDFVDFLRGNRSKEGDSQPFRTRKGLLGDFINSNPVLVKDAVNLGYISLPPAQGGGTPYSNFLTQKASRAAVLFVGGNDGMLHAFKDTLGTVGGGADDGREIFAYVPRSVYPNLYKLSDKTYGTTAMYHQYYVDGPLNETDAYVPAPGETSASWRNYMLGTLGAGGRAVFALDITNSSSLDGSSIRWEISHLNYPDMGYITAPVQAGVLPNGEWVAIFGNGRFSDAGNAVLFVVNLATGVAQTLTLDSTGSNGLGGVGVVRNSSGQITTIYSGDLKGNLWKMDYSATESSRFLVSGGAAFFRATDSALNPQPITQAPVIFDTSRGGRMVLFGTGVLDVEAEANSVALQSIYSVWDKEADTLPRPMDRSILSLRTMVSTTGAGGATFYSIGGTSVNWTSERGWVLDMDAIAGLRLIYPPQKATSKVALLSTISPARNLVVCEASVGSGVNFFFDADNGVNPNTPMYDTNGDGVVNTSDTSVVGYATNADGIDAIVRGQMGTGTGVGIPGKCPPGTRLISTQNTTGQMMVCVPDDDPTATRSIQDRVWRRIINPPIR; translated from the coding sequence ATGAAAAATCAGTTTGCTACTCCCATAGCCAAGTCTGTGCTTGGTGCGTTCATGGCGGTGTGGTTGTTGGCATTGACCATCTCCGTGAGCGCGCAGCCTGCGCAATACCCATTGATGAGCCGCGACGGGGGCGGGGTCAAGCCCAACATCATGCTGACCATGGACGATTCAGGTTCCATGACGTGGTCGCACATGCCCGAAGTGACAATTTATGTCGGGGCCTACACCATTGCCAGTCCGCTGGGAAGTAACGGCGCCAGGATGGATCCGGGAGAGGATTCGAATGATTATGTGAACTATCAGGGCACAGTGGCGGCCCAACCCGGTTCGACCAATCACCGGCAGAAACTGATGCGCTCGCCGGATACCAATACCGTTTATTACAACCCTGAGGTTCGTTACCAGCCTTGGCCGCTGGCAGCGGGTGGGCGCATGCCTGATGTAAGTGTGTCAGCCGCGCCGCGCGATCCGATGGATCAGACGAACAACCAGATCAATCTCACCAACAAGCGCACCTTCACGAGCAGCCGAACCTGGTGCTGGAGTGGGGCTGATACAGGGTGCAATAACCGCAGCAATATTGAGTACGACCCCGGGCTTTACTACCGCTTGAATAAAACGGCAGGGGCCTATACGGATCCTGCCGTTGCCAGCAATTACACCGAATACAGCATCAACGCCGCTGATGGCACGACGTTCACCAAATATGCGGCCCGTACCGACTGCTCGGGTTCGGTGTGCACGAAGGCCGAAGAACGGCAGAATTTTGCCAACTGGTTCACCTACTACCGGACCCGCAACCTGCTGGCGCGCGGGTCGGTTGCCGAGGCCTTCAGTGAGTCCGGCGATACCTTCCGCTTGGGTTGGGGGCGGATCAACCAAGGCTCGGACGTCAGCATCGACGGCGTGACGACCAAGGTGATCCAGGCGGGTGTGCGCGATTTCACGAGTACGATCAAAGCCGATCTCTTCACTTGGCTGTATGCTTTGCCAGCCGATGGGGGGACGCCCTTGCCGCGCGCCGTGTATACCGTCGGCCAGTATTACAAACGTGCTGATGTGCGCGGTCCCTGGTCGGACAATCCTGGCCAAGTCAACACGACGACGGACAAAGCTTGTCGCCGTTCCTATAACCTTCTGGTGACGGATGGTTACTGGTCCGGAACGACGACTTCCGTGGGCAATTCAGATAACACGAACGGTACGGTGATCACCGGACCCGGGCGTAACTATCAGTACTTGGCGGATCGTCCTTTTAATGACAGCAACTCCGATACCCTGGCCGATTACGGCATGGAATTCTGGAAGACTGATTTACGGCCGGATCTCTCGAATATCGTTGAGCCTTCGGCCGAAAACCCGGCCTTCTGGCAGCACATGGTGAATTTGACCGTGGGCCTCGGGGTGCGTGGCACCCTGGATCCTGCAACGGACCTTGTCGCTTTGACAAGTGGGTCCAAGGTTTGGGGCACAGACCGTATCGATGATCTCTGGCACACCGCACTGAACAGCCGCGGGAACTACATCAGCGCCAAGGACCCCAAGGAGTTGGCTGAGGCCATCCGTAATTCCGTCGGGCAGGCCCTGACCCGTGAATTGCGTGAGGCCGGTGTGGCGACGGCGTCCACGGTTCTGCAGGCGGGTAACCGCAAATATGTTCCTCTGTACAAGAGCGGCGACTGGAATGGTGACATCCAGGCCTTCACGCTCGATGAGCTGGGCCAGGCTGGCGCACAGAGCTGGAACGCGGAAGCCAAGGTTCCCGCCGCAGCCAGCCGTAATATCTATACGTGGCGCACCGACACCTCACCCCCATCCGCCGTGGCCTTCACCTGGGCAGCGATGGGAGCGGACAATCAGGCGGCCTTGGGTACCGTGGCGGCGACGCACACCACGGATTTTGTTGATTTCCTGCGAGGCAATCGCAGCAAGGAAGGGGATAGCCAGCCTTTCCGCACGCGCAAGGGGCTGTTGGGTGACTTCATCAACTCCAATCCGGTGCTGGTCAAGGATGCGGTCAATCTGGGCTACATCAGCCTTCCGCCCGCTCAAGGCGGCGGCACCCCTTACTCGAACTTCCTGACGCAGAAGGCGTCTCGTGCCGCCGTCCTTTTCGTGGGAGGCAATGACGGCATGCTGCATGCATTCAAGGACACGCTGGGCACGGTGGGCGGTGGGGCCGATGACGGCCGGGAGATCTTTGCCTACGTACCCCGCTCTGTATACCCCAACCTTTACAAGCTGAGTGACAAGACCTATGGCACCACCGCGATGTACCACCAGTACTACGTGGACGGACCGCTCAATGAAACCGACGCCTATGTGCCCGCTCCTGGTGAAACGTCCGCTAGCTGGCGCAACTACATGTTGGGTACTCTGGGCGCAGGTGGGCGTGCAGTCTTTGCTCTCGACATCACGAACAGCAGCAGTCTGGATGGCTCCAGCATCCGCTGGGAGATTTCCCATCTGAACTATCCCGACATGGGTTACATCACCGCCCCCGTCCAGGCGGGTGTCCTGCCCAACGGGGAGTGGGTGGCTATTTTCGGGAATGGCCGTTTCAGTGATGCGGGCAATGCCGTGCTGTTTGTGGTGAATCTGGCGACGGGGGTAGCCCAGACGCTCACATTGGATTCAACCGGTTCGAACGGCTTGGGCGGGGTCGGTGTGGTGCGCAACAGCAGTGGCCAGATCACCACGATCTATTCAGGCGATCTGAAGGGCAATCTCTGGAAGATGGATTATTCTGCGACGGAAAGCAGCCGCTTCCTGGTCTCTGGTGGGGCAGCCTTCTTCCGGGCTACGGATTCCGCGCTGAATCCCCAGCCGATCACCCAAGCGCCCGTGATCTTCGACACAAGCCGGGGCGGCCGGATGGTGCTGTTCGGAACCGGCGTCCTGGACGTGGAAGCGGAAGCCAACTCGGTAGCTTTGCAGTCGATCTACAGTGTCTGGGACAAGGAAGCCGACACGCTGCCCCGCCCCATGGACAGGTCGATTCTTTCGCTGCGGACCATGGTTTCCACAACTGGAGCCGGTGGAGCCACGTTCTATTCCATTGGTGGTACCAGTGTGAACTGGACTTCAGAGCGTGGCTGGGTGCTTGACATGGATGCCATTGCTGGCTTGCGGCTGATATATCCCCCTCAGAAGGCAACATCCAAAGTCGCATTGTTGAGCACGATTTCGCCAGCGCGTAATCTGGTGGTGTGCGAGGCGTCCGTCGGCTCGGGGGTGAACTTCTTCTTTGACGCCGACAATGGTGTCAACCCGAACACACCCATGTATGACACGAACGGCGATGGTGTGGTGAATACTTCAGATACGTCCGTGGTGGGCTACGCCACCAATGCCGACGGTATCGATGCCATTGTGCGGGGGCAGATGGGAACAGGTACCGGCGTTGGCATCCCCGGCAAGTGCCCGCCTGGAACTCGACTGATCAGTACCCAGAACACGACTGGTCAGATGATGGTCTGTGTCCCGGATGATGATCCGACCGCCACGCGGTCTATCCAGGATCGAGTCTGGCGCCGTATCATCAATCCGCCGATTCGCTGA
- a CDS encoding zinc-dependent peptidase codes for MWAWLARFRRRERRPRQHLPDALWQQTLADCHFLQACSAPELTRLRELSALFLEDKEFHGAQGLVITDAMALTIAAQACLPVLHFGPGDQPLRSYDDFVGIVVHPDEVVAQREVVDEHGVVHQYEETLAGEAMHQGPVMLSWRDVTSASSESGYNVVIHEFVHKLDLRDGQADGCPPLPTGFMGLPTARAARSHWLSTLQPAYDAFREAVIKAERFGTEPTWLDPYGAEAIDEFFAVTSEAYFVNRERFGREFGTLLPLFDAYYRPGH; via the coding sequence ATGTGGGCCTGGCTTGCCCGCTTCCGCAGGCGTGAGCGCCGGCCACGCCAGCATCTCCCTGACGCCCTCTGGCAGCAGACCCTGGCGGACTGCCATTTCCTGCAGGCGTGCTCTGCCCCCGAACTGACCAGGCTGCGCGAACTCAGCGCCCTCTTCCTCGAAGACAAGGAATTTCATGGTGCCCAGGGCCTGGTGATCACCGATGCCATGGCGCTCACCATCGCCGCGCAAGCCTGCCTGCCGGTGCTGCACTTCGGCCCCGGGGACCAGCCGCTGCGCAGCTACGACGACTTCGTCGGCATCGTCGTGCACCCCGACGAAGTCGTGGCGCAGCGCGAGGTGGTGGACGAACACGGGGTGGTGCACCAGTATGAAGAAACCCTGGCGGGTGAAGCCATGCATCAGGGGCCGGTGATGCTGAGCTGGCGCGACGTGACATCGGCGTCCAGCGAGAGCGGCTACAACGTGGTGATCCACGAGTTCGTCCACAAGCTGGATTTGCGGGACGGCCAGGCTGACGGCTGCCCGCCCCTGCCGACGGGTTTCATGGGCCTGCCGACGGCCCGTGCGGCGCGCAGCCACTGGCTGAGCACACTGCAGCCAGCTTACGACGCATTCAGAGAGGCCGTCATCAAGGCCGAGCGCTTCGGCACAGAACCCACCTGGCTCGATCCCTATGGCGCCGAAGCCATCGACGAATTCTTCGCCGTGACCAGCGAAGCCTATTTTGTCAACCGCGAACGCTTCGGGCGTGAATTCGGTACCCTGCTGCCGCTCTTCGACGCTTATTACCGGCCCGGACACTGA
- a CDS encoding lytic transglycosylase domain-containing protein: MTAFQEMGQSLRSVASQISQVFFATIHNSFALLGLAVLFATITLVARPDLRQAGEAQLMGWLQGRQIETVGIEAEPVAVERATAAHPHQLPKQQAAVAYWLSKKYRVAPEPLSALVVEAYEVGRRTDIDPLLLLSVMAIESSFNPFAQSPVGAQGLMQVMTRVHSDKYEAFGGKLAAFDPVANLRVGALVLQEYIRRTGTVEGGLRYYVGAANLPDDGGYAAKVLAEHARLVQVASGRAVPTQTAQPIPVTAPAKPAPAETLVLLNS, from the coding sequence ATGACAGCGTTTCAAGAAATGGGCCAGAGCCTGCGATCCGTCGCAAGCCAGATTTCCCAAGTCTTCTTCGCCACCATCCACAACAGCTTTGCGCTGCTGGGGCTGGCCGTATTGTTTGCCACCATCACCCTGGTGGCCCGACCTGACCTGCGACAAGCCGGCGAAGCCCAGCTGATGGGCTGGCTGCAAGGCCGTCAAATCGAAACGGTAGGCATCGAAGCCGAACCGGTGGCCGTGGAGCGCGCCACGGCAGCCCACCCCCACCAATTGCCCAAGCAGCAAGCTGCGGTAGCCTACTGGCTGAGCAAGAAGTACCGCGTCGCTCCGGAGCCGTTGTCGGCACTGGTCGTCGAAGCCTATGAAGTGGGTCGCCGCACCGACATCGATCCGTTGCTGCTGCTGTCAGTCATGGCCATCGAATCCAGCTTCAACCCTTTCGCCCAGAGTCCGGTCGGAGCCCAGGGTTTGATGCAAGTGATGACCCGGGTACATAGCGACAAATACGAAGCCTTCGGCGGCAAGCTGGCCGCCTTCGACCCGGTCGCCAACCTGCGCGTCGGTGCTCTGGTGCTGCAGGAATACATCCGGCGCACCGGAACGGTAGAAGGTGGCTTGCGCTACTACGTGGGCGCCGCCAACCTGCCCGACGATGGCGGTTATGCCGCCAAGGTACTGGCCGAGCACGCCCGCTTGGTCCAAGTGGCCTCGGGACGGGCTGTACCGACCCAGACCGCCCAGCCCATCCCGGTGACAGCCCCGGCCAAGCCGGCCCCCGCTGAGACCCTGGTGCTGCTCAACTCCTGA
- the glyA gene encoding serine hydroxymethyltransferase — protein sequence MYNRNILVEQTDPELWAAIQAENARQEHHIELIASENYASPAVMAAQGTQLTNKYAEGYPGKRYYGGCEHVDVAEQLAIDRVKAIFGADAANVQPHCGASANEAVFLAFLKPGDTIMGMSLAEGGHLTHGMALNMSGKWFNVVSYGLNAKEEIDYEAMERKAHESKPKLIIAGASAYSLHIDFARFAKVAKDVGAIFMVDMAHYAGLIAAGVYPNPVPHADVVTSTTHKSLRGPRGGIILMKAQHEKAINSAIFPGLQGGPLMHVIAAKAVAFKEAMDPGFKTYQQQVVKNAQIVAETLTKRGLRIVSGGTQSHVMLVDLRSKGITGKEAEAVLGAAHMTINKNAIPNDPEKPMVTSGVRVGTPAMTTRGFKDEEARMTANLIADVLDNPRDEANIAAVRAKVNALTARFPVYK from the coding sequence ATGTACAACCGCAACATCCTCGTCGAACAAACCGATCCCGAACTCTGGGCCGCCATCCAGGCCGAGAACGCCCGCCAGGAACACCATATCGAGCTGATCGCCAGCGAGAACTACGCCTCGCCCGCCGTCATGGCTGCCCAGGGCACCCAGCTCACCAACAAATATGCCGAGGGTTACCCCGGCAAGCGTTACTACGGTGGCTGCGAGCATGTGGACGTGGCCGAGCAACTGGCCATCGACCGCGTCAAGGCCATCTTCGGCGCAGATGCCGCCAACGTGCAGCCGCATTGCGGCGCCTCGGCCAACGAAGCCGTTTTCCTGGCCTTCCTCAAGCCCGGCGACACCATCATGGGCATGAGCCTGGCCGAAGGCGGTCACCTGACCCACGGCATGGCGCTCAATATGAGCGGCAAATGGTTCAACGTCGTGTCCTATGGCCTGAACGCCAAGGAAGAGATTGACTACGAGGCCATGGAGCGCAAGGCCCACGAATCCAAGCCCAAGCTGATCATCGCCGGTGCGTCGGCCTACAGCCTGCACATCGACTTCGCGCGCTTCGCCAAGGTGGCGAAAGACGTGGGCGCCATCTTCATGGTGGACATGGCGCACTACGCCGGCCTGATCGCCGCCGGCGTCTACCCCAACCCGGTGCCGCACGCCGACGTGGTGACCTCCACCACGCACAAAAGCCTGCGCGGCCCGCGCGGCGGCATCATCCTGATGAAGGCCCAGCACGAGAAAGCCATCAACAGCGCCATCTTCCCCGGCCTGCAGGGCGGCCCGCTGATGCACGTGATTGCAGCCAAGGCCGTGGCCTTCAAGGAAGCCATGGACCCGGGCTTCAAGACCTACCAGCAGCAGGTCGTGAAAAACGCCCAGATCGTGGCCGAGACGCTGACGAAACGCGGGCTGCGCATCGTCAGCGGCGGCACGCAGAGCCACGTCATGCTGGTCGACCTGCGCTCCAAGGGTATCACTGGCAAGGAAGCCGAGGCCGTGCTGGGCGCCGCCCACATGACCATCAACAAGAACGCCATCCCCAACGACCCCGAGAAGCCCATGGTCACCAGCGGTGTGCGCGTCGGCACCCCAGCCATGACCACCCGAGGTTTCAAGGACGAAGAAGCGCGCATGACGGCCAACCTGATCGCCGACGTGCTGGACAATCCGCGTGACGAAGCCAACATCGCCGCCGTGCGCGCCAAGGTCAATGCCCTGACGGCCCGCTTTCCGGTGTACAAGTAA
- a CDS encoding type IV pilin protein translates to MLKFMNEERGGRSRIQSGFTLIEVMIVVAIVGILSAVVYPNYVEYVKRGYRSEARTALLEAQQFMERYYAANSRYTSDAAGATSPALPARLQNIPASAPRYTLSVAATLNSYTLTATLLGEDKCGNLTLTNTGVKGRSATGPTVQDCWK, encoded by the coding sequence ATGCTCAAATTCATGAACGAAGAACGCGGCGGCAGGTCCCGCATCCAGTCGGGTTTCACCTTGATCGAGGTGATGATTGTGGTTGCCATCGTCGGGATCCTGTCCGCCGTGGTCTACCCGAACTACGTGGAATACGTGAAGCGGGGTTACCGTTCCGAAGCCAGGACGGCCTTGCTGGAGGCGCAACAGTTCATGGAGCGCTATTACGCGGCCAACAGTCGTTACACATCCGATGCGGCGGGCGCAACCAGTCCGGCCCTGCCAGCCAGGCTCCAGAATATCCCGGCGAGTGCGCCGCGTTACACGCTGAGCGTGGCGGCAACTTTGAATTCGTACACACTCACAGCAACCCTGTTGGGAGAGGACAAGTGCGGCAACCTGACGCTGACGAACACCGGGGTCAAAGGCCGGAGCGCAACAGGGCCCACGGTCCAGGACTGCTGGAAGTGA
- a CDS encoding PilW family protein has protein sequence MKQRVLRSRMQGLSLIEVLVSLVIGLIVVGAVLVSYLGSGKTGKVQAAYAEMNENAQIAMTIMNRDLLLAGYAQPTGVSGTTFTRSYSDRPIFGCDKGLDNVIRRNQTAPWDNTVCAVAGADDHVIEVVYEADLTNTVPTAANVPSDCIGNTLPTTVVGTATYYIAHNRFYLSSGASGKSELYCASQQGAAGQPLVDNVEAMRIWYGEANAANPRQIVKYVSASSVSDWGRVLSVRVCLLMKSSEAVLNSEDPLTYLDCDGVERTSADFFVRRAYFTTTTLRNKMAF, from the coding sequence ATGAAACAGCGCGTCCTTCGCTCCCGGATGCAGGGCCTGTCCCTGATCGAAGTTCTGGTCTCGCTGGTCATCGGGCTGATCGTGGTTGGGGCGGTACTTGTAAGTTACCTGGGTTCGGGCAAGACCGGCAAGGTCCAGGCTGCTTATGCGGAAATGAATGAAAACGCGCAGATCGCGATGACCATCATGAACCGCGACCTTCTTCTGGCCGGTTATGCGCAGCCCACTGGTGTCTCCGGTACAACGTTTACGCGTAGCTATTCTGATCGCCCGATTTTTGGCTGTGACAAGGGGCTCGATAACGTGATTCGGCGCAACCAGACGGCCCCTTGGGATAACACGGTTTGTGCAGTTGCAGGTGCCGACGATCATGTGATCGAGGTGGTGTACGAGGCGGACCTGACCAATACCGTGCCGACAGCAGCGAATGTGCCGTCCGACTGCATCGGTAACACGCTGCCCACGACCGTCGTCGGAACGGCGACTTATTACATCGCGCACAACCGGTTCTATCTGTCCTCTGGTGCAAGCGGCAAGTCTGAACTCTACTGTGCCAGCCAGCAAGGTGCGGCGGGACAGCCGCTGGTCGACAACGTTGAGGCCATGAGAATCTGGTACGGGGAGGCCAATGCAGCCAATCCTCGCCAGATCGTCAAGTACGTGAGCGCTTCCAGCGTCTCCGACTGGGGGCGCGTTCTGAGCGTGCGGGTTTGCCTGCTGATGAAGAGCAGCGAGGCCGTTCTGAACTCTGAAGACCCGCTGACTTACCTGGATTGTGATGGGGTGGAGCGCACATCCGCTGATTTCTTTGTACGCCGTGCCTACTTCACGACGACAACACTGCGCAACAAGATGGCCTTTTGA
- the nrdR gene encoding transcriptional regulator NrdR, giving the protein MKCPFCGNSETQVVETRISEDGDFIRRRRQCGACEKRFTTYERPDVNFPNIVKKDGRRIEYERGKLIASMKLALRKRPVSTEQIDSAIERIEEKLLNLGLREVPSNRIGELVMRELKKLDKIAYVRFASVYRSFEDIDEFKTLVDEVRR; this is encoded by the coding sequence ATGAAATGCCCGTTCTGCGGAAACTCTGAAACCCAGGTCGTCGAGACCCGGATTTCAGAGGACGGGGATTTCATCCGCAGGCGCCGTCAATGTGGCGCCTGCGAAAAACGCTTCACCACCTACGAGCGGCCGGACGTCAATTTCCCGAACATCGTCAAGAAAGACGGCCGGCGCATCGAGTACGAGCGCGGCAAGCTCATCGCCTCCATGAAGCTGGCCCTGCGCAAGCGTCCGGTCAGCACCGAGCAGATCGACAGCGCGATCGAACGCATCGAGGAAAAACTGCTCAACCTCGGCCTGCGCGAGGTGCCCTCCAACCGCATCGGCGAGTTGGTGATGCGTGAACTTAAAAAACTCGACAAGATCGCCTACGTGCGTTTTGCCAGCGTCTACCGCAGCTTCGAGGACATCGACGAATTCAAGACGCTGGTGGATGAGGTCAGGCGCTGA
- a CDS encoding DUF349 domain-containing protein, with protein sequence MTATISLLFASRVRDVSPSTPSSQRIDTQALDELTGGAFSAHTAGERAACVRAWLQTAPAVEQMQQVYRELSVKDKGAAKLLREKLDEFKRLREQEGMAADWAQKAQALLDAAKLNVADAMAWQRDAAKAGAPLSREPLATLKTRLADRVKAIEDVQHRAQVQREAAVLLAQRIEVLSTKSWLDAQTAFESLAGDVSRWQAEAAALPGDPHWSSIDLRFAPQLEASRAQLSLVWEAFSAALAQARAAAADPAAPLPQVPVWADELRRARGLPVEAAPSPSKPRVDPETRAHATTAVREVLGRLEAEVAQGHGKASTGAANALRLALKEHGRHIDSQLDRQAHAALAAAGELEGWQRWRADQLREELVAKAEALLKRPEGQALGGRKMQESLRELRELWKQTDQGGVPNHALWKRFDEACNQAYKVVEAWLEKVRAESAEHRAKRLALIEELKAWTAAHATASGADLKAINRDLHQFAERWREAGHLSEKAFAEMQPQWKAAMQAAAAPLEVAQKLSLQSRQAMIEEATALGGAPVLRIDAVKALQQRWQAEAHAVPLDRRQEQKLWDAFRKPIDEAFARKSASREQASAAMSEHDKAVLQASQALDAANASGDAQAIRAAMSALEAVLKGAGQAPAVPAPAAPEQLAAASDEAAPVATPAQPRKPVVAVRGDDRPGMKRSEPAAPAGRARPGERRDAPRRDERRPEREGRDFGREREGPRLGDAAFRAQRDALDHAQAVLKKLAVQAHGEALTQLLAAWEQRDAGRLPTAAEIGGRVTPAVRSLWTQALAAAPSATADDTLLRLEIAAEVPTPAEQLDARRALQLQLLTRRNDPAPAQTWGQDVARVLAAAYDAGQARRLQQALKALLKR encoded by the coding sequence ATGACGGCGACAATCAGCCTTTTATTTGCCAGCCGAGTTCGCGACGTGTCCCCTTCGACCCCATCTTCCCAACGCATCGATACCCAAGCCCTGGACGAACTGACGGGTGGCGCCTTCTCTGCGCATACGGCCGGCGAGCGTGCCGCTTGTGTCCGCGCCTGGTTGCAGACCGCGCCTGCTGTGGAGCAGATGCAACAGGTTTATCGCGAACTGAGTGTCAAGGACAAGGGGGCCGCCAAGCTCCTGCGCGAAAAGCTGGACGAGTTCAAGCGCCTGCGTGAGCAGGAAGGCATGGCAGCTGACTGGGCACAGAAGGCCCAGGCCTTGCTGGATGCAGCCAAGCTGAATGTGGCTGATGCCATGGCCTGGCAGCGCGATGCAGCCAAGGCTGGGGCCCCCTTGAGCCGGGAGCCGCTGGCCACCCTGAAGACCCGCTTGGCTGATCGCGTCAAGGCCATAGAAGATGTACAGCACCGCGCCCAGGTGCAGCGTGAGGCCGCCGTACTGCTGGCCCAGCGCATCGAGGTGCTGTCCACCAAGTCCTGGCTGGATGCGCAGACAGCCTTCGAGAGCCTGGCCGGCGATGTGAGCCGCTGGCAGGCAGAAGCCGCTGCCCTGCCGGGAGACCCGCATTGGAGCAGCATCGACCTTCGCTTTGCCCCGCAATTGGAGGCCTCGCGCGCCCAGCTGTCCTTGGTCTGGGAGGCGTTCAGCGCCGCCCTGGCCCAGGCGCGAGCGGCGGCGGCCGATCCGGCGGCGCCCTTGCCCCAGGTCCCGGTCTGGGCCGATGAGTTGCGCAGGGCGCGCGGCTTGCCGGTCGAGGCTGCGCCGTCGCCTTCCAAGCCCAGGGTGGACCCTGAAACCCGGGCCCATGCCACGACGGCCGTGCGCGAGGTGCTGGGCCGGCTGGAGGCCGAAGTGGCGCAGGGCCACGGCAAGGCCAGCACCGGAGCTGCCAATGCGCTGCGCCTGGCCCTCAAGGAACATGGCCGTCATATAGATAGTCAGCTGGATCGCCAGGCCCATGCGGCGCTGGCTGCCGCCGGTGAACTGGAAGGCTGGCAGCGCTGGCGTGCCGACCAGTTGCGCGAGGAACTGGTGGCCAAGGCCGAGGCGCTGCTCAAGCGGCCGGAAGGTCAGGCCCTGGGCGGGCGCAAGATGCAGGAATCGCTACGCGAACTGCGCGAGCTCTGGAAACAGACCGACCAGGGGGGCGTACCCAACCATGCCCTCTGGAAGCGCTTTGACGAGGCCTGCAACCAGGCTTACAAGGTGGTCGAGGCCTGGCTGGAGAAGGTCCGGGCCGAATCGGCCGAACATCGGGCCAAGCGTCTGGCCCTGATCGAGGAACTCAAGGCCTGGACGGCTGCCCATGCGACGGCTTCAGGCGCAGACCTGAAAGCGATCAACCGCGACTTGCACCAGTTTGCCGAGCGCTGGCGTGAGGCCGGGCATCTGAGTGAAAAAGCGTTTGCCGAGATGCAGCCGCAGTGGAAGGCCGCGATGCAGGCCGCCGCCGCTCCGCTGGAGGTAGCCCAGAAACTCAGCCTGCAGAGCCGACAGGCCATGATCGAGGAGGCCACAGCATTGGGGGGGGCGCCCGTCTTGCGCATCGATGCCGTCAAGGCCTTGCAGCAGCGCTGGCAGGCCGAGGCCCATGCCGTTCCCCTGGATCGGCGCCAGGAGCAGAAGCTCTGGGACGCCTTCCGCAAGCCGATCGACGAAGCCTTTGCGCGCAAGAGTGCGTCCCGCGAACAGGCGAGTGCCGCCATGAGCGAGCACGACAAGGCGGTGTTGCAGGCGTCCCAGGCGCTGGATGCGGCCAATGCCAGCGGTGACGCACAGGCCATCCGTGCCGCTATGAGCGCATTGGAGGCCGTGCTCAAGGGGGCCGGGCAGGCGCCGGCGGTACCCGCGCCCGCCGCGCCGGAGCAGCTTGCGGCAGCAAGCGATGAAGCGGCGCCGGTCGCGACGCCGGCGCAGCCGCGCAAGCCCGTGGTGGCGGTCCGTGGCGATGACCGACCGGGCATGAAGCGCAGCGAGCCGGCCGCCCCGGCCGGGCGGGCCCGACCCGGGGAGCGGCGCGATGCACCGCGCCGCGACGAACGCCGGCCCGAGCGCGAAGGCCGCGATTTCGGGCGTGAGCGCGAGGGCCCGCGCCTGGGCGATGCCGCCTTCCGCGCCCAGCGCGATGCGCTGGACCATGCGCAGGCCGTCCTGAAGAAGCTGGCGGTGCAGGCCCATGGCGAGGCGCTGACGCAATTGCTGGCGGCCTGGGAGCAGCGCGATGCAGGCAGGCTGCCCACGGCCGCCGAGATCGGCGGGCGTGTGACGCCGGCGGTGCGCAGCTTGTGGACCCAGGCCCTGGCGGCCGCACCCTCGGCCACGGCGGACGACACCCTGCTGCGCCTGGAGATCGCCGCCGAGGTGCCGACGCCGGCCGAGCAGCTGGACGCGCGTCGCGCGCTGCAGCTGCAACTGCTGACGCGACGCAATGATCCGGCCCCGGCGCAGACCTGGGGGCAGGATGTGGCGCGTGTGCTGGCGGCTGCTTATGACGCCGGCCAGGCACGTCGCCTGCAGCAGGCGCTCAAGGCCTTGCTCAAGCGCTGA